Genomic segment of Paenibacillus polymyxa:
CTATCGTCACCGTCATATAGAGGGGAAACAGGATAAATATTGTCCCCAACGCTACCAGAAGCAGCACAGGCCAGTTGGTACGTCTGCTTGTTTTCATCAGTTATCCATCTCCCTTCTCTGGAGGAATCGCAGCTGTAAGATGGAAATGATCGCGATCACAATAAAGTAAATAACAGAGTTAGCCGACTGATAAGCAAATTCTCCGCCTTTAAATCCCCCGGTGTATATCAGGTGGGAAATCGACTGGGTGGCTCGTCCCGGCCCGCCATTCGTCAAAGCCACGATCTGATCGAACACCATCAGGGAATTTTTCATCGCCAATACCATATTAATCGTGAAAAACGGTGCAATTAACGGAAAGGTAATGCTCCAGAATTCGCGCCATTTACCCGCACCGTCCAGGTTGGACGCCTCATACAGACTTGTCGGAATGGTTTGCAGCCCGGCCAGATAGAGAATCGTATTAAAGGCAATCCCCTGCCATACAGCTACGATGACAACCCCCACCCAAGCCAGTTGTTCGCTGCCCAAAATGTTCGTCGACAATGAGGTAATACCTAAATTTTGCCCCCAAATCGTAAACACGTTCGAGAATAAATAATTGAATATGTAACCCACGATTAGCACGCTCAAAATATTAGGCAGAAAATAAATACCGCGGAAAAAGTTACGAAACCGTATTTTAGCATTCAGCCCTAGCGCAATCAGCAAACTAAGGATATTAGTCGCAATGGTAACCACAATCGCAAATTTGAAAGTAAACCAGTATGCGTTCCCCACATTGTCGTCCTGAAACAAATTAATATAGTTCTTAAACCCGACAAAGTGATACTGATGACCAAAGCCGTTCCAGTTCGTAAGCGAATAATAAAAGCCCTGCAAGGCAGGCAAGGTCAAAAATACAAAAAACAATAGCACCGCCGGCACCGTCATCCAGTAAAAAGTCGTTAGTCGCTTATTCATGTCTCCTCCTCCTCTCCTATCGGCGGTTAGCTACCTTATCCCATTCTCGGTCCAGCTTGGCCAGATAAGCGTCGATGTCTCTGTTTTGCAGGAAGGCCTGCACAATCGAATTCAATTGGACCGCCTTGGGAATATAGTGATCGGCAAAATCAACGACGCGGCCCGATTTAAAATACGGCAACAGCTCTGCCACACTCGGATCATCCTGCGTGACTCCCTTCACCGCCGAAAACAGCGTTTGCTCTGTAATGTATTGCTTGCTGTTCTCCGGCTTCAACAAGAAGGCAATGAACTCCTCGGCTTCCTTTTTATGCGGAGTGCTCTCCGATACGGCTAATAGCGTATCTATACCGGACACCAGCTTGACTGCCTTTTCGTCATTCCCTGTTGGTAATGGGAAAAATCCAAGCTCCACTTTCGGATTGGCTTTGCGAATTTCAGATATGGCCCACGAGCCCTGAATGTACATCAATCCCTGCCCGTTAGCGAAGGCACGGTTACCGTCGGCATAGTTTTTGCCAAAATTATCACCATGTCCGTATTTCAATAGCTCCAGCTGCTTTTCAGCAACCTCGCGGTACTTGTCCTGAAAAGTGACCTGATTTTCACGCCGTTGCAGGAAAAAATCAATGCCCACCAGATTCGGGCCCAGCGCATTAAAGGGGAGGTTCGTTTGCCAATCATCTTTATATGTAAAATAGAACGGGATTTTTCCAGCAGCCTTGATCTTTTGCGCCGTTGCAATCAGCTCATCCCACGTTTTGGGCACCCGTAATCCCATTTCCTTAAAAAGCGTTTTGTTATACATCACACCATTCGCATTCGCAGCATAAGGAATTCCATACACGGGGTCGACCCCGGTTACATCCTTAAGCATTTTGAGGTAAATAGGATCAATCGTACGTGGCAATTCTGTATTCGCCAGGTCCGTAAAAATACCACTTTGTGCCAAAATGGAGTAGGTATCGGTGGCCCCAAGCCCTACAATGTCAGGTACATCGTTTTTGACAACCCGGGTCAATAACACAGTCTCTGCCTCTGGCGGATTGACCTGTGTCACTTCAATACCGGGATGTTCCTGATTGAATTGAGAGATTAGCTTATCGAATGAACCCTTGGCCTCCGGCTTGTTTTGAAAAAACTCAATTTTCACCTTACCCGAAGCATCGCCCTTGTTGCATGCGCTTACAAAAAAAGCCAATAAAAGGATCGCCGCCAGTGTAGACAGCTTTTTGACCCAACACCACATACTCATACCTCCTCTTCCCCTATGTCAATCTATGCGAGACTAGACAATTAATACCCGTCCCTTATGGAAAAGAAACGATACTGCTACAGCATGAACCATTATCTTTTATTTTCCGTCCATATGTACGTCAACTTACAACTATAACAATGGCAGGTCATGAAGCAGTCCCAAGAAAAAGGCATCGGCTATCTGGGCTCAAAGACTGCTCCGGTATACTGAGAAATAATATCAGGAGGAATTAATGTTAAAAAAGATCCTAATGACCACAAGAGTCGATTGGATCTTTTTCGCTTTTATAATGTTCAGGCTAGATAAAAAACGTGGTATATCTCAGTGAATTAGAAAAGCAGCATCCCAATCTGGATTTTTATTTCCAATTAAGGAAGCTAACGCGAGAGCTACTCCCGCACTTCCATTCAGAAGACCAGCCTCATCCACTTCTGCCAGCTTTCCATCCAATAGGCTATGATCATAGAAGCCAAACAACGAATTAGTATCGAACATATCTAATACATCTTCCAGTAATCTGTCCCGCATCATCCCTAACTGCTCGTGGGCAGTATCTGAGTACATGCGTTGAACCAGATGCAATAATCCCCCAATACCATGACACAATGTAGAAGAAGATAATCCACCTTTGCGGTAAAGCCTTTTTTCAATATCCAAATATGCGCGTAGCCCCGTTTCGATCCATTCTTCATTGCGAGCAGCTTGTCCTGCCAGCCAGATAGAACGTGCAATACCTGGTACACCGTAACACCAGGAATCACGATGATTTTGAGTACTGCCTGGAGATGGTTGGTCTTCCAGCCACTCCTCAAAAGAAACTCGACCAGGCCAAATCATACCCTCCACATCCTGAACACGCCAATGATGTATAAACTTTGCCAGTCTATGTATATCGTTTATTAAAAGAGGAGAGTCCACACCATGAAGGGCAGACAAACTCAGGAAACATAAGGGACCTGAAATACCATGCGAAAGCCCTAAATTAAAATTCCCCTGAGGATATTGTAGCTTTTCATTCTCCTGAAACTGATATTCCGAGGAAATGTGCCAAGAGGGTACAGTGTGACCATTTATATTTTTCTCACCGCACATGACATGGAACAAATCCATTGTCTTTTCCCATACCATTCGCATAGCTGGACGGTTTTGGAACAGCATAGCAATACGCCCCACCCCCGTAAAGCCAGAGATGGTGTCATATTGACTCATCTGTAACTGCCCCTTTTCCCATTCCACTTGATGTAGGGATAGACTATGTAAAGCAGCTTCTTCAAACCATGAAGCAAGCGTATCCAGCATGCCTTGATAACGTGTGCCATTCCTAGATAAGGAGTAAATGGCCAACAAAATACCTGCTAATCCACTATACAGGGATAAGTCGTGAACACCTCTTTGCTCCACCATCATACGAATTCGCTCTAAATATTGATGTCCTACAAGATCCCAATCATCCTCGGGATACAGATAATCCAGCTGACCCATAAGTAAA
This window contains:
- a CDS encoding ABC transporter substrate-binding protein, translated to MWCWVKKLSTLAAILLLAFFVSACNKGDASGKVKIEFFQNKPEAKGSFDKLISQFNQEHPGIEVTQVNPPEAETVLLTRVVKNDVPDIVGLGATDTYSILAQSGIFTDLANTELPRTIDPIYLKMLKDVTGVDPVYGIPYAANANGVMYNKTLFKEMGLRVPKTWDELIATAQKIKAAGKIPFYFTYKDDWQTNLPFNALGPNLVGIDFFLQRRENQVTFQDKYREVAEKQLELLKYGHGDNFGKNYADGNRAFANGQGLMYIQGSWAISEIRKANPKVELGFFPLPTGNDEKAVKLVSGIDTLLAVSESTPHKKEAEEFIAFLLKPENSKQYITEQTLFSAVKGVTQDDPSVAELLPYFKSGRVVDFADHYIPKAVQLNSIVQAFLQNRDIDAYLAKLDREWDKVANRR
- a CDS encoding lanthionine synthetase C family protein, producing the protein MTTTSYTCDNWIPVKGEMKDKISAVLQEITERYRDPDQVRLWMKKIPPIETDGMKIERWSDESLGSGFTGICLLMGQLDYLYPEDDWDLVGHQYLERIRMMVEQRGVHDLSLYSGLAGILLAIYSLSRNGTRYQGMLDTLASWFEEAALHSLSLHQVEWEKGQLQMSQYDTISGFTGVGRIAMLFQNRPAMRMVWEKTMDLFHVMCGEKNINGHTVPSWHISSEYQFQENEKLQYPQGNFNLGLSHGISGPLCFLSLSALHGVDSPLLINDIHRLAKFIHHWRVQDVEGMIWPGRVSFEEWLEDQPSPGSTQNHRDSWCYGVPGIARSIWLAGQAARNEEWIETGLRAYLDIEKRLYRKGGLSSSTLCHGIGGLLHLVQRMYSDTAHEQLGMMRDRLLEDVLDMFDTNSLFGFYDHSLLDGKLAEVDEAGLLNGSAGVALALASLIGNKNPDWDAAFLIH
- a CDS encoding carbohydrate ABC transporter permease; protein product: MNKRLTTFYWMTVPAVLLFFVFLTLPALQGFYYSLTNWNGFGHQYHFVGFKNYINLFQDDNVGNAYWFTFKFAIVVTIATNILSLLIALGLNAKIRFRNFFRGIYFLPNILSVLIVGYIFNYLFSNVFTIWGQNLGITSLSTNILGSEQLAWVGVVIVAVWQGIAFNTILYLAGLQTIPTSLYEASNLDGAGKWREFWSITFPLIAPFFTINMVLAMKNSLMVFDQIVALTNGGPGRATQSISHLIYTGGFKGGEFAYQSANSVIYFIVIAIISILQLRFLQRREMDN